TGTTCTTCCAGCTTGCGTACCACGTTAGCGATGGTAGAGGCTTTCTGACCGATGGCCACGTACACACATTTGATGCCGGAATCGCGCTGGTTGATGATCGCATCGATCGCCATCGCGGTTTTACCGGTCTGACGGTCACCGATGATCAGCTCACGCTGGCCACGGCCGATTGGGATCATCGCATCAACGGATTTGTAGCCGGTCTGTACCGGCTGGTCAACAGACTGCCTGTCGATAACGCCGGGTGCAATCACTTCGATCGGTGAGAAACCGTCGTTGTCGATAGCGCCTTTACCGTCGATAGGTGCACCCAGGGTGTTCACCACGCGGCCCAGCAGGCCACGGCCAACCGGAACTTCGAGGATACGGCCAGTACACTTCACCGTCATGCCTTCGGCGAGATCGGCGTAGGGGCCCATCACCACGGCACCGACGGAGTCGCGCTCCAGGTTCAGGGCGATAGCGTAACGGTTGCCCGGCAGGGCAATCATCTCACCCTGCATCACATCGGCCAGGCCGTGTACGCGGATGATGCCGTCACTTACAGAAACGATAGTACCTTCGTTGTGAGCTTCGCTCACTACATTGAACTGAGCAATGCGCTGCTTGATCAGTTCGCTGATTTCGGTGGAATTCAGTTGCATATGCTCCAGTCCCCTTAAGACTGCAAGACGTCTGCGAGGCGTTCAAGACGACCGCGTACGCTGCCGTCAATGACCATATCACCCGCACGGATGATTACGCCTGCCATTACAGACTTATCAATTTTGCAATTCAGCTTAACTTTGCGTGACAGACGTTTTTCCATCGCGGCGCTGATTTTAGTCAGCTGTTCGTCACTCAGTGTTGTGGAAGAGATAACCTCAACCTCTGCGGTCGCATCATGTGCGGCACGCAGTTGGATGAACTGTTCCAGAACAGCGGTAAGCGTGGGTAAACGTCCGTTTTCAGCCATCACCTTAATCAGGTTCTGACCGGCTTCGTCGAGTTGGTCACCACAAATCGCGATGAATGTTTCAGACAACGCTTCCGGCGCCAGTGCGCCGGAAAGGAGATCTGTCATCTGTTCATTGCTTGCCACCGAGGCGGCAAACGCCAGCATCTGCTGCCAGCGATCGACACTTTGATGCTCAACAGCAAAGTCAAAAGCTGCTTTGGCGTAGGGGCGAGCTACAGTAGTAAATTCAGACATCAGCCCCTCCCTCCTTACAGTTCAGCGACCAGTTTATCTACGATGTCGCTGTTAGCAGCTTCATCCACGGAACGTTCAATGATTTTCTCGGCGCCGGCAACAGCCAGCATCGCGACCTGCTTGCGCAACTCTTCACGTGCACGTTTGCGTTCGGCATCAATTTCAGCCTGCGCCTGGGTGACGATCTTGTTACGTTCTTGCTCAGCCTCTGCCTTAGCGTCGTCCAGAATTTGAGCGCGGCGTTTGTTCGCCTGCTCAATGATGACCTGGGCGTCGTCTTTGGCTTTTTTCAGCTGATCGGTCGCACTCGCCTGCGCGAGATCCAAATCTTTCTTGGCACGTTCAGCGGAAGCAAGGCCGTCGGCAACTTCTTTCTGGCGCTTTTCGATAGCAGCCATAAGCGGCGGCCATACGTACTTCATGCAGAACGCTACAAACAGGATGAACGCGATAGCCTGGCCGAGGATTGTTGCGTTAATGTTCACAGCACAATGCCTCTTGTTAAGTTAACTTTTTCTGCCGCTGTAACTTACGGCGGCAGAAGCCGTCCATCGCATCTGCTAACGCAGCGCGATGAACAATCGGTTATTTCGCGACAGCAAACATCACGTACAGACCCAGACCAACAGCGATCATTGGGATTGCATCCACCAGCCCCATTACAACAAAGAACTGCGTACGCAGCAGAGGGATCAGATCCGGCTGGCGCGCGGCGCCTTCCAGGAATTTACCTCCGAGGATGCCGATACCGATCGCAGCACCGATTGCCGCCAGGCCCATCATCACAGCGGCAGCCATGTACAGCAGATCCATATTCAGGTTTTCCATGACAGTCTCCAGTTTGTTTCAGTTAAAACGCAGTAGTGTTGAGAAAAATATCAATGTTCTTCAGATGCCATCGACAGATAGACAATCGTTAAGACCATG
This DNA window, taken from Erwinia tasmaniensis Et1/99, encodes the following:
- the atpE gene encoding F0F1 ATP synthase subunit C, whose translation is MENLNMDLLYMAAAVMMGLAAIGAAIGIGILGGKFLEGAARQPDLIPLLRTQFFVVMGLVDAIPMIAVGLGLYVMFAVAK
- the atpH gene encoding F0F1 ATP synthase subunit delta → MSEFTTVARPYAKAAFDFAVEHQSVDRWQQMLAFAASVASNEQMTDLLSGALAPEALSETFIAICGDQLDEAGQNLIKVMAENGRLPTLTAVLEQFIQLRAAHDATAEVEVISSTTLSDEQLTKISAAMEKRLSRKVKLNCKIDKSVMAGVIIRAGDMVIDGSVRGRLERLADVLQS
- the atpF gene encoding F0F1 ATP synthase subunit B, which translates into the protein MNINATILGQAIAFILFVAFCMKYVWPPLMAAIEKRQKEVADGLASAERAKKDLDLAQASATDQLKKAKDDAQVIIEQANKRRAQILDDAKAEAEQERNKIVTQAQAEIDAERKRAREELRKQVAMLAVAGAEKIIERSVDEAANSDIVDKLVAEL